One region of Agelaius phoeniceus isolate bAgePho1 chromosome 12, bAgePho1.hap1, whole genome shotgun sequence genomic DNA includes:
- the CHST8 gene encoding carbohydrate sulfotransferase 8 isoform X1, which yields MRLTCMFSFILLFGAVGLVVFIHLQDPEEIVHQQTPGIKYNMGFQQPKKQDCVSSNNQDRRLRKNTADRAATVKQSNSLEPSASVPTKLQSADRRQSSIVFAMKDQQKGEEINSIKLHKRRRRFIIKKSPILISMNSSILNLPTLKYEDRNNSKWKSLYQIQGERKRIMRETCSKYKSNNRRIITPYHVSRIFVEDKYRVLYCEVPKAGCSNWKRVLMVLNGLASSTKDIQHNTVHYGNYLKRLDGFDHKGIYHRLSTYTKMLFIREPFEKLVSAFRDKFEHPNNYYHPVFGKAIISRYRVNATKEALRTGSGVKFKEFIQYLLDVHRPVGMDIHWDHVNRLCSPCLIDYDFVGKFESMEEDANFFLHLIGAPQNLTFPKFKDRHSNEERTTTKITQQYFAQLSPSQRQQSYDFYYMDYLMFNYSKPFEDLY from the exons GGATAAAATATAACATGGGATTCCAGCAACCAAAAAAA CAGGACTGTGTTTCCAGCAATAACCAGGATAgaagattaagaaaaaatacTGCAGACAGAGCAGCAACAGTTAAGCAGAGCAATTCATTAGAGCCATCTGCAAGTGTGCCCACCAAGCTTCAGAGCGCCGACAGAAGGCAAAGCAGCATCGTGTTTGCCATGAAAGATCAACAGAAAGGTGAAGAAATTAATTCCATCAAGCTCCATAAACGCAGGAGGAGGTTTATAATTAAAAAGAGCCCAATTCTGATTTCCATGAACAGCTCCATTCTCAACCTGCCCACACTTAAATATGAGGATAGAAACAACAGCAAGTGGAAAAGTCTCTATCAGATCCAAGGAGAAAGGAAGCGGATTATGAGGGAAACTTGTTCAAAATACAAGAGTAACAACAGAAGAATAATCACTCCTTACCACGTGTCTAGGATATTTGTAGAGGATAAATACAGGGTTTTGTACTGTGAAGTGCCAAAAGCTGGCTGCTCTAACTGGAAGCGGGTGCTGATGGTGCTCAACGGGCTGGCCTCCTCCACAAAGGACATCCAGCACAACACCGTGCACTATGGGAACTACCTGAAAAGGCTGGATGGCTTTGACCACAAAGGCATTTACCACAGGCTCAGCACCTACACAAAAATGCTCTTTATTCGTGAGCCCTTTGAAAAGCTGGTGTCTGCATTTCGGGACAAGTTTGAACACCCAAACAATTACTACCACCCTGTCTTTGGGAAAGCCATCATCTCCAGGTACCGTGTCAATGCCACCAAAGAAGCTCTAAGGACAGGCTCTGGAGTCAAGTTTAAAGAGTTCATTCAGTACCTGCTGGATGTACACAGGCCAGTGGGGATGGATATACACTGGGATCATGTCAACAGGCTTTGCAGCCCCTGTTTAATAGACTACGACTTCGTTGGGAAATTTGAAAGTATGGAAGAAGATGCAAACTTTTTCTTGCACTTGATTGGTGCTCCACAAAATTTAACTTTCCCCAAGTTCAAAGATCGTCACTCCAATGAAGAAAGAACTACCACTAAAATTACACAACAGTATTTTGCACAGCTTTCTCCTTCTCAACGACAACAAAGCTATGACTTTTACTATATGGATTACTTGATGTTCAACTACTCCAAACCTTTTGAAGATTTATATTAA
- the CHST8 gene encoding carbohydrate sulfotransferase 8 isoform X2 — protein MRLTCMFSFILLFGAVGLVVFIHLQDPEEIVHQQTPGIKYNMGFQQPKKDCVSSNNQDRRLRKNTADRAATVKQSNSLEPSASVPTKLQSADRRQSSIVFAMKDQQKGEEINSIKLHKRRRRFIIKKSPILISMNSSILNLPTLKYEDRNNSKWKSLYQIQGERKRIMRETCSKYKSNNRRIITPYHVSRIFVEDKYRVLYCEVPKAGCSNWKRVLMVLNGLASSTKDIQHNTVHYGNYLKRLDGFDHKGIYHRLSTYTKMLFIREPFEKLVSAFRDKFEHPNNYYHPVFGKAIISRYRVNATKEALRTGSGVKFKEFIQYLLDVHRPVGMDIHWDHVNRLCSPCLIDYDFVGKFESMEEDANFFLHLIGAPQNLTFPKFKDRHSNEERTTTKITQQYFAQLSPSQRQQSYDFYYMDYLMFNYSKPFEDLY, from the exons GGATAAAATATAACATGGGATTCCAGCAACCAAAAAAA GACTGTGTTTCCAGCAATAACCAGGATAgaagattaagaaaaaatacTGCAGACAGAGCAGCAACAGTTAAGCAGAGCAATTCATTAGAGCCATCTGCAAGTGTGCCCACCAAGCTTCAGAGCGCCGACAGAAGGCAAAGCAGCATCGTGTTTGCCATGAAAGATCAACAGAAAGGTGAAGAAATTAATTCCATCAAGCTCCATAAACGCAGGAGGAGGTTTATAATTAAAAAGAGCCCAATTCTGATTTCCATGAACAGCTCCATTCTCAACCTGCCCACACTTAAATATGAGGATAGAAACAACAGCAAGTGGAAAAGTCTCTATCAGATCCAAGGAGAAAGGAAGCGGATTATGAGGGAAACTTGTTCAAAATACAAGAGTAACAACAGAAGAATAATCACTCCTTACCACGTGTCTAGGATATTTGTAGAGGATAAATACAGGGTTTTGTACTGTGAAGTGCCAAAAGCTGGCTGCTCTAACTGGAAGCGGGTGCTGATGGTGCTCAACGGGCTGGCCTCCTCCACAAAGGACATCCAGCACAACACCGTGCACTATGGGAACTACCTGAAAAGGCTGGATGGCTTTGACCACAAAGGCATTTACCACAGGCTCAGCACCTACACAAAAATGCTCTTTATTCGTGAGCCCTTTGAAAAGCTGGTGTCTGCATTTCGGGACAAGTTTGAACACCCAAACAATTACTACCACCCTGTCTTTGGGAAAGCCATCATCTCCAGGTACCGTGTCAATGCCACCAAAGAAGCTCTAAGGACAGGCTCTGGAGTCAAGTTTAAAGAGTTCATTCAGTACCTGCTGGATGTACACAGGCCAGTGGGGATGGATATACACTGGGATCATGTCAACAGGCTTTGCAGCCCCTGTTTAATAGACTACGACTTCGTTGGGAAATTTGAAAGTATGGAAGAAGATGCAAACTTTTTCTTGCACTTGATTGGTGCTCCACAAAATTTAACTTTCCCCAAGTTCAAAGATCGTCACTCCAATGAAGAAAGAACTACCACTAAAATTACACAACAGTATTTTGCACAGCTTTCTCCTTCTCAACGACAACAAAGCTATGACTTTTACTATATGGATTACTTGATGTTCAACTACTCCAAACCTTTTGAAGATTTATATTAA